Below is a genomic region from Salinicoccus roseus.
GTTCAGTCGTCGTCGTCTTACCAGCATCGATGTGGGCCATGATACCGATATTACGCGTTTTATCTAAAGAGAATTCTCTTGCCATTTGTATCCTTTTCTCCTTCCAGGAATGGGATGAAATTAAGCTAAGTGGCTATGGGGCTCCGACTACCAGCGGTAGTGAGCGAATGCCCTGTTTGCTTCAGCCATCTTGTGTGTATCTTCACGCTTCTTGACGGCTCCGCCTGTGTTGTTGGCAGCATCAAGAATTTCGTTCGCCAGACGTTCTTCCATTGTCTTTTCCCCACGCAGACGTGCGTAGTTCACGAGCCAACGAAGTCCGAGAGTTGTACGGCGGTCTGCACGTACCTCTACTGGCACCTGGTAGTTTGAACCACCTACACGGCGTGCTTTAACTTCAAGTACCGGCATGATGTTCTCGATCGCTTCATCAAAAACTTCGATTGCATCCCTGCCAGAACGTTCCTGTACAAGATCAAATGCTGAATAGAGAATTCTTTGGGATGTACCGCGTTTTCCGTCCACCATCATTTTATTGATAAGCTTAGTCACAAGTTTGGAATTGTGGATCGGATCCGGCAATACGTCTCTTTTGGCAACTGGTCCTTTACGTGGCATAGTCATCCTCCTTTCAAAATTGGGTTTATCCGACCGTCATATCATGACGGAATTATTTTTTCTTAGGGCGTTTAGTACCGTAGAGTGAACGGCCTTGTCTGCGGTCGTTGACACCTGAAGTATCAAGCGCACCACGTACGATATGGTAACGTACACCAGGAAGGTCCTTTACACGTCCACCACGAATAAGTACTACACTGTGTTCCTGCAGGTTGTGCCCGATTCCAGGAATATATGCGTTCACTTCAACATTATTTGAAAGTCTCACACGTGCATATTTACGCAGAGCGGAGTTCGGTTTCTTAGGAGTCATTGTTCCAACACGAGTACAAACACCGCGTTTCTGTGGTGCATTTTCGTGTGTCACACGCTTCTTAAGGCTGTTGAACCCTCTGTTCAATGCTGGTGAGTCTGATTTCTGTCCTTTTGATTGACGAGGTTTTCTTACAAGCTGATTAATCGTTGGCATGGTTTTCCTCCTCTCTTCATTAATCCCACACATCCAGGTGGTTCATTTTTAGGGTATAAAAAATGTGTAAGACTGAAATCTTACATTTCAACATTTTCTATCTCCATATCGATCGTATCGATCCCATATAGAGTAACCTTAATAATAATAGCATCCGCCACTATTGATGTCAACAATATATCATGAAAAAACAGGCCCCACTCCGAAGAGTGGGTGCTGCTGTTATTCTTCTATCAATACTTCTTCCTTATCGGCTGCTTCAGTACTTCTTTCGACATCGATCTCGACATCGCGGTACTTCGGCATGCCTGTTCCTGCAGGAATCAGCTTACCGATGATGACATTTTCCTTGAGGCCGAGAAGTTCATCCCGTTTTCCTTTGATTGCAGCATCTGTAAGTACTCTTGTCGTTTCCTGGAAGCTGGCTGCAGAGAGGAAGCTCTCTGTTTCAAGGGATGCTTTCGTGATTCCGAGCAATACCGGCTTCGCCGTTGCTGGACGTTTACGCTTCTTGAAGATTTCCTTGTTTGCATCCGTAAACGCATGGATGTCGACAAGTGCACCTGGAAGGAGCGTCGTGTCTCCAGCATCGATGATCCTG
It encodes:
- the rpsG gene encoding 30S ribosomal protein S7; this translates as MPRKGPVAKRDVLPDPIHNSKLVTKLINKMMVDGKRGTSQRILYSAFDLVQERSGRDAIEVFDEAIENIMPVLEVKARRVGGSNYQVPVEVRADRRTTLGLRWLVNYARLRGEKTMEERLANEILDAANNTGGAVKKREDTHKMAEANRAFAHYRW
- the rpsL gene encoding 30S ribosomal protein S12; this translates as MPTINQLVRKPRQSKGQKSDSPALNRGFNSLKKRVTHENAPQKRGVCTRVGTMTPKKPNSALRKYARVRLSNNVEVNAYIPGIGHNLQEHSVVLIRGGRVKDLPGVRYHIVRGALDTSGVNDRRQGRSLYGTKRPKKK